The Fibrobacter sp. UWB15 sequence AACAAAAAGAGGACTCACTCTCCAGTCACCTGGACAGTCTTTCGTGCAAGACAAAAACCGAAGATAATTGCGAATACGGGAGCCTGAAAGACGATCGTGATGGACAAACATATAAGACCGTGAAAATCGGTGACCTTTGGTGGATGGCGGAAAATTTGAATTACTCGGATAGCGTAAATACACCGAGCCTTTTGGGACGTAGCTGGTGCTATGATAATAAACCTGAGAATTGCGCAGCAGCGGGTCGCCTGTATGTTTGGTCTGCTGCGATTGATTCGGTGAAACTTGCCGCCGATGCCGAGAACCCGCAGGAATGTGGTTATGGCAAGGTGTGCTCGCTTCCGGAAAAGCTGCAGGGAATCTGCCCGAGCGGCTGGCATTTGCCGATCAACGACGAATGGCGCGCACTCGTTGCCGAAGCGGGCGGAGACTCGTTGGCGGGCATGATGCTGAAGGCTAAAACCGGATGGAACCTTGGAGGCGAGGGAATCGACGGCATTGGATTCTCGGCTGTGCCCACAGGACGCTATAAGCAGGGCGTATTCGAATACGATAATTACGCTTATTTCTGGAGTGCAAACTCTTTGGGAGAAGAGAACGGGCTCCAGCAAGATCCCTATATGGTATCCCTTATGCTCCTTTATTCTGACGGAGACGAGTCGTTCTTGACAAGCATTGACAGAAACTATGGACACGCAATTCGCTGCGTGAAGAATTAGAGATGCGACGCAAAGACCGTGAAGTTTTAGGCGACGAAAACATCGCGAAGATTATCGAGCAGTGCACGACATGCCACATTGCGATGGTGGACGATGCGGATGCGGGCATGCCCTACGTGATTCCGATGTCATTCGGGTATAGTTTGATGGATGGTGTACTGGAATTGTATTTCCACTGTGCGCATGTCGGCAAGAAGCTCGACTGCATCCTCAAGAATCCGAACGTGGCGTTTAGCATGTGCGTCGAGAACCGCATCGAGATTCACGAAGATGTTTATTGCAAGAGCGGGCGCTTTTACGCAAGCGTCGTCGGGCAGGGCAAGGCCGAAATTGTCGAGGATGTTGCCGAAAAATGCCGCGGGCTCTCGCTCCTGATGGAACGGCAAGCAGCAGGTGCTCTGCACGCCTCAGGCTCGGCGCCGTTTATGCACTCCCCGCACGAGTTCGAATTCACGCCCGCGCAGGCCGCCGCCGTGACCGTATTCAAGATAACAAGCACGAATTTTACCGGGAAAGCGAAGTCGGAATAGAAGGGAATCTCTATATGGCAACAGAACTTGAATTCGGGTTACAGACTCGCGAAGAACTCGACGAAGCGGGCCTAATTATGGCCCGGGCGTACGAAGATTATGACTACGTCACGCTCTATTTCCCTGATAGGGAAAAAAGCCGAAATGGACTGCAGATTTTTATGCAATGCGTCCTAAAAACGTGCTATGGAAAGGCTGATTTGTTGGCGGCGCATCGGGACGGCAAGCTGGTTGCACGCGCAACACTGGAAGCCCCTGGCTTCAAGAAACCTTCCGCATTCCAATACATTATACACGGTTTCTGGCGTGTGTACCTTAATACGAAATGGAGCGATATCAACGGATTCATAGCTATGGACGAAAACGCCAGCAAGCCCTGCCACGATTTTCAGAAATCAGGACCGGACATCTGGTATCTCAGCATGCTCGAGGTGGACTCGTCTGCGCAGGGGCAGGGTGTCGGCTCGCAGTTTTTAATTTATATGGAAGAGTACGTGCGGGAGCGTGGCGGCAAGCAGTTGGCTCTTTTTACGAATTCCCGGGAAAACCTCGCTTTTTACAGCAAACGCGGCTACGAGGTCTTTCACGAATGCGAAATTGAGCACAACGGCCGGAAAATCGGCAGCTGGAGCATGAAAAAAATTCTAAATTAACGGCCACTATGAGTGAAGCTATTAACAATGTGAAGCAGGCGTTTGACGCAGAACTTGCGCAGACCGACCTTACGAACCAAGAAGCCGTCAACAACCTCCGCGTGAAGTACCTGGGCAAGAAGGGGGCCGTCACCGACCTCATGAAGCAGATGGGTAGCTTGAGCGCCGAGGAACGTCCGGCTTACGGCAAGCTCGTGAACGAACTTAAGGTCGCCGTCTCCGAGGCAATCGACAAGGCTATCGAGACCGCGAACCAGGCTGCCCTCCAGAAGAAGCTGGAAAGCGGCTTTGTAGATACCACGCTCCCGGGTGCAGGCATCCCGGCGGGCTCGACGCATCCGCTCTACGACGTGCGCGAAGAGATTATCGACTTCTTTAGCCAGATGGGTTTCGAGGTGGACTTCGGTCGCGACATCGAGACGGACTGGTACAACTTCGAGGCGCTCAATACGCCGCCCGACCATCCGAGCCGCGACATGCAGGATACGTTCTACGTGGACGACAAGGTGATGCTGCGTACGCATACTTCCGGCACGCAGATCCACTACATGGAAACGCACAAGCCGCCCTTCCGCATGATTGCTCCAGGCCACGTGTTCCGCGTCGACAACGATGCGACCCACGCCCCGATGTTCCAGCAGTGCGAAGGCCTGGTGGTGGATGAAAACATCAGCTTTGCAGACCTCAAGGGCGTGCTCCAGGTGTTCATGAACAAACTGTTCGGCGAAGGTGTCAAGACGCGTTTCCGCCCGAGCTTCTTCCCGTTCACGGAGCCCAGCGCCGAAATGGACGTGAGTTGCGTGTTCTGCGGTGGCAAGGGCTGCCGTCGCTGCAAGGGAACCGGCTGGATGGAAATCGGCGGTTGCGGTTCCGTGGACCCGAACGTGTTCAAGAACTGCGGCATCGATTCCGAGAAGTACACGGGCTTTGCATTCGGCTTCGGTCTCGACCGTATCGCCATGCTGCGCCACGCGATTCCGGAAATCGGTTTGCTGACCAGCAACGACCAGAGATTCCTGAGCCAGTTCTAGTTTAGACGATAAATATGAAAAAACGGACCGTGCGGCCCGTTTTTTTTGTATTAAATCGTTTTGTTTTTGGCGAATAGCCGAGTCGCTTACTTGATGCGTAGTCTCGCGTATTCGTACAGGCCGAGCGAAAGTGCCACCGAGGCGTTGTAGGAATGCGCTTCGGGCATCATCGGAATGCGGAGTACGGCGTCGCACTGCTTGCGGATGAAGGGCGGGAGGCCCACGTCTTCGCCACCGACGGCGATGACCGCCTGGTCGCTGAATTCAAAGCCGGCGAGGTTCGTCTCGGTGTCGGCATCGAGGCCCAGAATCTGGTAGCCTGCGAGTTTGAGTTCGCCGACGGCGGCTTCCAGGTTGTTCGGGCGGCAAATCTTCATCTTGTCGAGCGCGCCTGCGGCAGAGCGGGCGACAGCCGGCGTAATGCCGCACATGCCCTTGGCCGGGAGCATCAAAAGGTCTACGCCCAGGGCGAGCGCACTACGGATGCAGGCGCCCAGGTTGCGCGGGTCTTCGATGTTGGTGCCCACGGCAATCAGCTTGCGTTCGCCCTTTTGCTTGGCGGCAAAGTATTCTTCGCGGATATCTTCCCAAACCAGGAGTTCCTTTTCGTTCAACAGGGCGACCACGCCGTGGTGCTGCGTCGTATAAGTATTTAGAACCTTGGAATCCACCTGCTGCACGTGCACATGGGCACGCTTCGCGAGTTTTTGCAGCTCGTAGAGTTTGGGGTTGCCCGACTGGTGCATAAAGAGCACGCGGTGCACCTGCATGGGGCTGCGTTCCAGCAAGTCGGTCACTTCGCGGATGCCGCCGATAGCGGTTTGCGGAGCGCCATCGGGATCGCCAAAACTCACGCGGCGGTCGCCATCGGTTTTACGGCGTGTGAAACCTTCGCGCTTTTCGAAGCTGTCGCGCGGTTTAAAGTTATCGCGCGACTTGAAACCGTCGCGGCGTTCAAAACCGTCACGAGATTCGCGGTCCTTGAAGTTGTTGCGGATAATGCCGAATTCAGTTTCTTTGTTCTTGTCGAAAGCCATGTTTCTTCCTTTTAAAAATTTTCCTTGGATTGCTTCGCACGGCGTGCTTGCAACGACGTTCTGTCTTAGGGCTTTTCCCTACAAATGATAATCTGGTCCATCTTGATGTCGGTCAGCTTTTGCATGAGCGGCTCCACGCTAATCTGCTTGGGAGTCGCGATGCCTGCCTTGTGGGCGTTCGGGTGCTTTGCCAAAAAGCGGTCGTAGTAACCCTTGCCGTGTCCGCAGCGTTCGCCGGTCAGGTTGAACTTGGTGCCGGGAACCAGGAACACGGTGAAGTCGCCTTCGTAGGCCGGAATGTCGCCGCGGGGTTCCATAATGCCGAACTTGCCCTTGACCAAATCTTTCTTGAGGCTTTGCACGTGGCAGAATTCCATGGTCGTGGGGCCCGTGCAGCGGGGGAGCAGCAGACGGTCTTCGTCGGCGAGCTGCTTGATAATCGGCATAATGTTCGGTTCGCCCGTGAGCGGGTAGAACGCCGCCACCTTGCGTGATTCCCTGTAACCCTTGATGGCGTGGACTTCTTCCCACGGGTTTCCGATAAGTTCTTCGCCGTCGCGCTTTTTGCGCAACATCTCGAAAAGCGGCCGGGAGCCGAAAATCAAAAGGAGTAAGGCAGAAACGAGAAGTATAGATTCCATAGTATGCCTGCGGGGATTTGTCCAGTAGCGGGCGGTTAAGGTGAGTTATAAAAAATTTAGTCGGGGTCGCCTACGCGCTTTGCATTGGGCAGGTTCTGTTGCAAAATTTCAGTCCACAGGGCGCGTTGCCAGTTCATGAGGTGCGCCTCTTCGTAGCGGGCCTCCCAGGGCATGTCACCCGGAGCGGCTAGCCAAATGAGCTGCGCCTTGTTGGCCAAGAGCGATGGGTCGAGTTCCAGTTCCTCTGCCTTAAGGTCGCGCCAGGTCTTGAGCACCGAAAGCAGGTCGGAGTTCGGCACCACCGGCGGGGGCGGGGCCTTGGGGAGTCTTTCGGGCCAGTCCGATTGCGGCACGGCTACGGCCGTCTGCAGCATGTTCACGAACGAATCCAGGCGCTCGTCGCGGAAATTGCGGGGGAGCTTCGGCAACTTTTCCAAGTCCACGGTCGGGAAGTTCGCTTCGCTGCGGCGGGCGATGGCGAGCATCAGTTCCACCGGCATCACCTTGTAGGGCGGGCGATCCAGTTCCTGGGCCTGGTTTTCGCGCCATTCCCAGAGGAACTTGAGCACGTTCAGGGCGCACGGCGAAAGCGGAGCGGAGCCAGTGACGCGCCAGGGATCCTTTCTCTGCGGGGCGGGATGCTTGGCATGTTCGATCAAGGCGTCGCACTGTTCGGTAAGCCAGCTCATGCGGCCAGCTTCCTGCAACTTTTCTACGAGAATCGCGCAGAGTTCGTGCAGGTAGAACGTGTCGTGGATGGCGTATTCGCACATTTCGAGCGGCAGCGGTCGCGTGGTCCAGTCGGCACGCTGGTTTTCTTTCTTGAGTTCGTCGCCGAAGTATTCGCGGACCAAGTCCGCAAGGCCCAGGTGATCTTCGCCCAGGATCTTTGCCGCGAGCATGGTGTCGAAAATTTGCTTGGGCGAGAATCCGTAAGTCTGCCACAGCAGTCGCAAGTCGTAGTCGGCGCCGTGGAAAATGAGCGTCTGCATGGCGCGGGCCTTGAACAAAGGGGCAAGGTCAAGCCCACACAGCGGGTCCACAATGTAATGGTGCTCGCCGATAGTAATCTGGATCAGGCAAAGACGGGTGGTATAATGGTACATGGAATCCGCCTCGGTATCGACGGCGGCCATTTCGTACAGCTCCAAATCCGCGAGCAAATTCGCGAGCGATTCTTCGCTATCTACCAGTATGTATTTCTCGTCTTGCATCGGTAGGGTGAAATGTAATAAAATTTTTGGGTAAAGGGGGGCTTGCTTAATCTTGCGGAAAAAATTTACCGGTGCGCAGCCGCAATAGCGCGGATGATTCTTGTTGGGACTTCGTTTTGCTTTGCAAGTTTGGGCCACTCGGTGACGGCGCTTTTGACTTCATCGAGAATTTTTTTATAGCGCCCCTGTCGCAGTCCTGCAAATTTTGCGACCGCTTTGAAATCGTCTAGCGAGAAATTGTCTCGCTTGCCATTGAATGTCATCTGGTGAGTGCCGGTCCATAGACCTTGCGGATTGTAGGCGTAGGTCATGTCGAATGCGGGAGCGAGTTTCCACGCTCCACTTTTGTCCATCAAGAACCCGATGTTTTTGGCGTGGTCATCTTGGTTGCGGGCGCAGATGTTGAATGCCGCACGGCGGAACATTTCTTCGAGTGCGTCGTAGCCGAGGCCTAGCAGCTTGATGATGTTCAGGGCTTGTTCGTAGCTGTAGGCGCCGGGCATGTTGAAGTCGTAATGGGCAAGGCCGCATAGCGACTGGTAATGCATCTTTTTCCCGCCCGGCAGTCGGTCGAACCGTCGGGTCATAAAGTGCCTGTGTCCGGCGCATTCGTACAGCTTGCATTCGGTCATGTCTATACCGGCAAGCTTGGCCATTTGCGAGTAAGTGTATTCAATCGCGCCGTACCCAAACAGGTCTGCATTTTCCTTGTCGCCGTTTTGTTCCACATCGTCGAGTTTTAAAAGCCAGTAGCCGAAGTTCGCGTCTGTGGCCACCTGGCCTGAACGCATTTCGCCAGTTGCTTCGTCATAGGCGATGAGGATTTTCGCGCGGGCGCCTCCAGCGGAGGTTCCTACCCGGAGAATGTTCTCGAAGGATTTTGTGTTTTTTTTGCTGAGCTTTTTTGTGGAGAACCGCTTTCGTTGATTCAATACTTCGGCGGCGAAAATTCGCAGGTTTTCTATATCCAGGGAGTCGTCTGTGTGAGAATCGGGGCCTTGCAAGGGGAGAAATTCCAGCGCCCCCATGCCGCGGTTCCCTGTGTAGCACAGGCGCTCAAGGGCGGTAAAACTTTCGGGGAGCCGGCCTTGCCGAATAAGCCATGCGTCAATGACTCTGTTGCCGAATTTGTCGGGGATGCTGTCTACGAAAAGTCCCGGAAGTCCATGGAATGTCTTTGACAGCAGTGGAAACGAATAAATTTGCTTGGATACGGGCATTACTATAGGAGAAGGTTCTATTCCTGCTCCGATAAGATTAGGGGCGTATTCGAAACGCGCTGTTTGCTCGCCTTCGAGCATAGAAAGCGCACCGATGGTCGTTCCCCAGAGTTTTACTTCGACTGCAATCATAATGCGTTACTTGTCTTCGTCCCATACCCAGGGCTTGTTCTTGGCAGGGCTTTCGGCGGCTGAATATTGAGCGGAGTTGTCAGCGACGGAATTTTCGCTGGTGCTTTTCTTGTGAGGAGAGCTTGCGCGTTGACGGTTCTTGATTTGCCCCATTTGCAAAAGTTGCATGGGCGAGGGAGAATCGTCCGGGAATATACTCAAGAAAGTCTCGAGCATATTGCAGGCCCGTAGTACCTTAACTAGATTTAACACCTGGACTGAATCGCCGCGTTCAATGCGTTCTACGGTTCCCTTGCTGACTCCGGATATTTGGGCGAGCTGGGCTTGTGTCCAGTTGTTCCTTATGCGGAATGCCGCCATACGTTTCCCTAGTAGGGCTAGTGCGGACTCGTCGGTTTGTGCTTTGTATATCGCCATATTTTCTCCCGTTGTTTAAATTGAATATAATAAAAATTGAATCTAAAAACAATGGTATTTCGTTAGATTTGGTGAATTGTTACAGAAATTGTGCATTTATTCTTTAGATTTAGTGAATTATTTTTTTCTAAAAAGAGCGGGAAAAGCGTGCTAAACGAGTGTCGCGACAAAATGCTTGCATTTTGTCATGACCGAGTGACGCCGCGGTAAGCAGCGAAGCGTAGGCGTCAAAAGGGATTGATTCGTCGCTAGTCTCCGGTCTGCGACCGGCTAGCTCCTCACCCTGACGGGCTTATCGCTTCGCTCAAAGTCCTAAACAACTCGCATGCACTTCGTGCGCCTCGTTGTTTAGTGTTAGCCCGCAATATTCCTTGCTTGCGCAAGGTTGCGGTCTAACCCTACGGGCTCGATGCAAGCTGCGCTTGCCTCAAGCTCATAATTAGCCTCTTCGCACTTCGTGCATGAGACAAATTATGTGATTTGGTGTATAGGGAAAAGGGATTGACAGCTGCGTCAGTCTCCGCTGCGCGGCTGACTTGCTGCCCTGACGGGCTTATCGCTTCGCTCAAAGTCCTAAATTCTTTTCACGGGCTTCGCCCACAAAAGAATTTGGTCGCACCCTCTTCGAGGGTGCCGGGTCCCTTCCCGTGTTATAAAACGAAAAAAGACACCATATAGGTGTCTTTTTCGTTTTAGAGCGGGAAAAGGGACTCGGACCCTCGACCCCGACCTTGGCAAGGTCGTGCTCTACCAACTGAGCTATTCCCGCGAGGTTGCCCAATTATAGTTAAATAAAATGGGCGTGTCAAGGGATTGTGTGGCTAAAAAATGAATTTTTTTGAGCCTATCCCGGTTCCTGGGGTTAGCCTTTTCGGTAACCGTTCGGGTTGTTCTTTTGCCAGTTCCAGGCGTCGCGGCACATTTCTTCGATGCCGAACTGCGCCTTCCAGCCGAGTTCCTTGTAGGCTTTTTCGGGGTTGCAGTAGCAGGTGGCAATGTCGCCTGCGCGGCGGGGCTTAATGCTGTAGGGCACCTTGATGCCGTTCACCTTTTCAAAGGCGTGCACCACGTCGAGCACGGAGTAGCCGTGGCCTGTTCCCAGGTTGTAAATGGCGAGTCCGCACTTGTTTTCGATGGCCTTGAGGGCGCTCACGTGGCCTGCGGCGAGGTCGCATACGTGAATGTAGTCGCGCACGCCAGTGCCATCGGGGGTGTCGTAGTCGTTGCCGAACACACCGAGTTCCTTGCGGATACCGACTGCGGTCTGCGTAATGTAAGGCATTAAGTTGTTCGGAATTCCGCTCGGGTCTTCGCCGATGCGGCCACTCGGGTGTGCGCCGATCGGGTTGAAGTAGCGGAGCAGTACCACGTTCCATTCGGGGTCGGCCTTCTGCACGTCGATCAGCACCTGTTCCAGCATCGACTTTGTCTGTCCGTAGGGGTTGGTGATGGCGCCCTTCGGGCAGTTTTCGGTAATGGGAATTTCGGCGGGGTTACCGTACACGGTGGCCGACGACGAGAAGATGATGTTCTTGCAGCCGTTGTTGCGCATGGCGTTCAACAGCACGAAGGTCGCATTCATATTGTTTTCGTAGTATTCCAGCGGCTTGGCGACCGATTCGCCCACGGCCTTTAGCCCTGCAAAGTGGATGCAGGCGTCAAAGTGGTTTTCTTTGAAAATCTTGTCCATGGCGGCTGCATCGCGGGCGTCCGCCTTGATAAAGGGAATTTCTTGCCCGACGATTTCGCCGACTCTGCGGAGCGATTCGTCGCAGGAATTAACCAGGTTGTCGACGGCGACAACGGAATGGCCTGCCTTGTACAATTCAATAATGGTGTGGCTGCCGATATAACCTGCGCCACCAATCACTGCAATCTTCATTAAAAACCTCAATTTTTAGGCTAAAAATACAAAAAAAGGGGTGTTTGGGTGAATTTTTCAAGAAAAAGGAGGCGAAATTTCGGTGAACGATATTGCCGAAAAACTGAATATGGAACAGTCCGTGGTAAGCCACCAGCTGCGAATCTTGCGTACGGCGAACTTGGTCAAGCCGCGTCGCGATGGTCGCAAGATGTTCTATTCGCTTGACGATGAACATATCGGATTGATTTTCAATACGGGTCTCACACATATTCTGCACAAGAACGGTAAGTAAATGCCTGCTGTTTTAGAAATTCTGGAAAAGTTTGTTTGGCAATTCATTACGCTGTTTTCCATTTTGGCGACGTATTCGCTGCTGGGCGGCACGTTTGCGATTTTGCGTCCGGTGGCTGCATTTGTAACGGCAATGCTTGGCGGAGTATTCACGAATCTGGTCACGAAAAACGAACCGGAAACGGGCGTCGCAGTCATCGGCGAATCTCATGAACATCACCACGAACATCACAATCACGAACACTGCGATTGTGAAGGCGACCATTGTTCCTGCGGCCATGATGATCACGATGAGCATGAGAAAAAGTCTTTTGCGCAAAAGTTGAAAGAAACTTTTGAATACGGCTTTGTAAACATGATTGGCGATGTGAGCAAGTGGCTGACGATTGGCCTTTTGCTGGGCGCCTTGATTGCGGCTTTTGTTCCGGATGATTTCTTCTTGTTTTTGCACGAATATCCGCTGCTTTGCATGTTGGTGGTGAAGGCGAATGCCATTGCCATGATCACGAACATGGCGAACATCATTATGAGGGGCCTGTAGTCAAATTCTATCGCGTGAACGGAATGAGCTGCAGTCACTGCAAGGCTTGCGTCGGAAAAGTTTAACGGGCGAAAAGTTTAGCGGGCGCGGCTTGCGAAAATCTCGAAGTCTTCGGGAGTCGTAAGCTTGTCGTTCAGGTTGTTGCCCTTCACGATGTAGACGCTTTCGCCGAAATATTCGAGGATGCTTGCTTCGTCGGTGGGGGTAAAGTTTAAAGGCTCTGCGGCAATGCGCCCGTAGAGCTTTTTCAGTAAGGCAATCGAGGCCGCCTGCGGGGTCTGCGCCATCCATACGGTGTTGCGGTCGATGGTCTGCTGCACGCATCCGTCTTTTGCAATTTTGATGGTGTCGACGGCAGGTTTAGCCACAAGACAGCTGCCTTTTTCGATAAGCGTCTTGCAAACGTCAAGAATGATTTCTTTACTGATGAACGGACGCGCGACATCGTGTACCAGAACATATTCGGCGTTGCTCGTGAGCGCATTCACGCCGTTTTCGACGGACTGCCAGCGTTCTGCGCCGCCTACAACGATTTTCAGTTTAGGGTGCGAAAAATCTTTTTCGAAATGGTCCTTCCAGTCGGCGGGCACGGCCATCTCGACTTCGGCGATTTCATCCATCGAAAGGAAGGTCTCGAGGCTGTAACGGTAAACGGGCTTGCCGCCCAGAACCAAAAGCTGCTTGGGAATGTTTCCGCCCATGCGCTTGCCGAGTCCCCCCGCAGGGAGTACCGCCGCGAATTTTCCTTTCATGTCCATACTTTAGTTTCCTTTTTCTTCTTCGCTTGGATGAATGCCGCGAGAACCTTCGCCCTTAATGCATCGAATACTGGGGTAGACGCGAGTGTCGCCTGTGGTTGTGTAGAAACTCGGTTCTATATTTTTTTCGGGACTTCCGAATTTGAGGGCTGTTCGGGAAGAACCGCTGCCAGAGACCATAAAGAAAGCTCCGACTTCTGGGTTGCTGAAATGTTTAGCCTCATCCACAACACGCCAGTTGTAGCAGTACACTTGACCAGTGGGTGTAATATTGAATCCGAAAGTGTTATATCCGCCGTGTTCCCTTGCCCCCCAGGGCTGTGCAGTCGTGAGGGCTTTTGCAACGGAATGTCCACCAGTAATGTCTAGAACGTATTTAAGTAGCGTATCCCATTCTTCGCGGGTTGGAATGTGCCAACCGTCAGGGCAGACCCCTTGAACGGGCCAATCTATGGAATCGCTGTAGGAATAATTGTTTGCACCGGCCCATGCGTAGTAACGTCCGAGGTACTCGTTGGCTTCGCAATCGTGGCTATGACACCAACTGCTGTCAATGGCGAATTTTAGGTTTTCTGCCATCCATGTCTGTTCGCCAATTTTGACGGTTTTATAAATGTTTCCGTCGCGTTCATCGATGATTTCTCCGTAGGCCCCTGCGTATTCCTGGGCGATTTTTGTCGTGTCGTATTTAGGAATTTCGTAGGTTGATTTGGGTAAAGTAATGGAATCGGGGATGATTATAGAAAGGAGCGATCTGCAATGAATGTAGACGGCGTTATTTCTGTATAGGGTTTTCCCGTAAGACGAATAGCACGACGCCTTTGTTGAGTCGCTGCAAAACTCGGTAACGTAGACTGATTCGTCGCAGGTCTGGTTTGTTTCCATTGTGCTTTGAGCGGATAAAGTCCAATACATTTGAACCTCGCCAAATCCTAAGTATTCGCCATCGTAGTTGCGATATCCTGCGTAAAATCCTTTTGTTCCATTACTGTTCCATGTCCATCCGGAGGGGCATGGATCCTCAAGATCGGGGGAGCAGGATCTACGGAGATTTGTGTTCCTGAGTGTCTCGCCCCATTTGTAGAGACGACCGTATTTTTCGCAGTTTGGGGCATAATCGTTAAAGCACCAACTTTGATCCGGGATCTCGTAGTTGATTGGCTGGATCATGTGAATGGAACTGTCCGCTTGGATTTCTATGTCGTAGACATGCCCGTCTCGCTTGTCAGTAACCTGCATCTTTTGTAGGTCTATGATTGTCTCTCCCCATTCGTGGATGTATGAAAAGGAATAGGGAGTCGTGTTGGTGTCGGCGCTAGAACTGGATGAACCTGAATTTTGTGAAGAGGATGTTGCTCCACTAGAGGAACTCTTGCCTTGCGAGCTTGAAGAATAGCCTTTTGAATTCTCTGAGGAAGAAGAACCCTTTGAAGAATCGCTTGAATTCTTGGCGGAAGAAGACGATTCCGTTTCTGACGTTTCGTTTTCTGGAGATGAGGCTGTTCCCTCGCCGCTGCATGCGAATAATGTAATCGCAATGGTTGCAATGATTGGCTTGATCAGAAACTTTTTCATGTATCCTCCTTTCCCTAAAATTTAATCACCCACGTGGCCGTTGTGGAGGCGCTCAAGGTAATCCTTGGTTTCTTTCGAGACAATTCCGCTCAAGAGAATCAGTGCGACCAGGTTCGGGAACGCCATGAGGCCGTTGAAAATGTCGGCGCTAGTCCATACGGCACTTACCGTGAGATACGGGCCGATAAAGATTGCCGCGATGTAGACCCAGCGGTAAATCAGGGTGGCCTTTTCGTTTTTGCCGCCCATCAAGTACTGCAGGCACTTTTCGGAATAGTATGCCCAGCCAAGAATCGTGGTGAATGCGAAGAACACCAAGGCGATGGCGAGGAAGAACGGTGCGATGACAGAACCGGCTGGAACGATGGCAAGGCCGCGGGAGAACGCTTCCATAGTGATGTTCACGCCTTCGAGACCGAGCTTCGGATCCCATGCGCCCGAAACCACGATGGCAAGGCCAGTCATGGTACAAATGATAATGGTGTCGAAGAAGGTGCCGGTCATGCAGACGAGACCCTGGCGAACCGGTTCCTTGGTCTTGGCTGCGGCCGCTGCAATTGGGGCGGAACCAAGGCCTGCTTCGTTACTGAAGATGCCGCGGGCGATACCTTTTTGCATGGCAATAAAGATGGTGCCGACGGCACCGCCGGTAATGGCGCTCGGGTTGAATGCGGCTTGCACGATTGTCTGGATAGCCAGCGGAATCTGGGCGAAATTCAAAAGCAGCAAGAGCACGCAGGCGAGAATGTAGACAATCGCCATAATCGGGACAATGTAGGTTGAAACTTTTGCGATGCGCTTTAAGCCGCCGATGATAACGGTTGCTGCAAAAATCGTAACCAAAAGGCCTGCGATGGCGGTGGTCCAAGAA is a genomic window containing:
- a CDS encoding fibrobacter succinogenes major paralogous domain-containing protein → MKKILVAFCVTIFLAACGDDSSSTSVNENSSDSKEISSSSVEQKEDSLSSHLDSLSCKTKTEDNCEYGSLKDDRDGQTYKTVKIGDLWWMAENLNYSDSVNTPSLLGRSWCYDNKPENCAAAGRLYVWSAAIDSVKLAADAENPQECGYGKVCSLPEKLQGICPSGWHLPINDEWRALVAEAGGDSLAGMMLKAKTGWNLGGEGIDGIGFSAVPTGRYKQGVFEYDNYAYFWSANSLGEENGLQQDPYMVSLMLLYSDGDESFLTSIDRNYGHAIRCVKN
- a CDS encoding pyridoxamine 5'-phosphate oxidase family protein — its product is MRRKDREVLGDENIAKIIEQCTTCHIAMVDDADAGMPYVIPMSFGYSLMDGVLELYFHCAHVGKKLDCILKNPNVAFSMCVENRIEIHEDVYCKSGRFYASVVGQGKAEIVEDVAEKCRGLSLLMERQAAGALHASGSAPFMHSPHEFEFTPAQAAAVTVFKITSTNFTGKAKSE
- a CDS encoding N-acetyltransferase produces the protein MATELEFGLQTREELDEAGLIMARAYEDYDYVTLYFPDREKSRNGLQIFMQCVLKTCYGKADLLAAHRDGKLVARATLEAPGFKKPSAFQYIIHGFWRVYLNTKWSDINGFIAMDENASKPCHDFQKSGPDIWYLSMLEVDSSAQGQGVGSQFLIYMEEYVRERGGKQLALFTNSRENLAFYSKRGYEVFHECEIEHNGRKIGSWSMKKILN
- the pheS gene encoding phenylalanine--tRNA ligase subunit alpha — its product is MSEAINNVKQAFDAELAQTDLTNQEAVNNLRVKYLGKKGAVTDLMKQMGSLSAEERPAYGKLVNELKVAVSEAIDKAIETANQAALQKKLESGFVDTTLPGAGIPAGSTHPLYDVREEIIDFFSQMGFEVDFGRDIETDWYNFEALNTPPDHPSRDMQDTFYVDDKVMLRTHTSGTQIHYMETHKPPFRMIAPGHVFRVDNDATHAPMFQQCEGLVVDENISFADLKGVLQVFMNKLFGEGVKTRFRPSFFPFTEPSAEMDVSCVFCGGKGCRRCKGTGWMEIGGCGSVDPNVFKNCGIDSEKYTGFAFGFGLDRIAMLRHAIPEIGLLTSNDQRFLSQF
- a CDS encoding RNA methyltransferase, with protein sequence MAFDKNKETEFGIIRNNFKDRESRDGFERRDGFKSRDNFKPRDSFEKREGFTRRKTDGDRRVSFGDPDGAPQTAIGGIREVTDLLERSPMQVHRVLFMHQSGNPKLYELQKLAKRAHVHVQQVDSKVLNTYTTQHHGVVALLNEKELLVWEDIREEYFAAKQKGERKLIAVGTNIEDPRNLGACIRSALALGVDLLMLPAKGMCGITPAVARSAAGALDKMKICRPNNLEAAVGELKLAGYQILGLDADTETNLAGFEFSDQAVIAVGGEDVGLPPFIRKQCDAVLRIPMMPEAHSYNASVALSLGLYEYARLRIK
- a CDS encoding 5-formyltetrahydrofolate cyclo-ligase, encoding MESILLVSALLLLIFGSRPLFEMLRKKRDGEELIGNPWEEVHAIKGYRESRKVAAFYPLTGEPNIMPIIKQLADEDRLLLPRCTGPTTMEFCHVQSLKKDLVKGKFGIMEPRGDIPAYEGDFTVFLVPGTKFNLTGERCGHGKGYYDRFLAKHPNAHKAGIATPKQISVEPLMQKLTDIKMDQIIICREKP
- a CDS encoding HRDC domain-containing protein; translated protein: MQDEKYILVDSEESLANLLADLELYEMAAVDTEADSMYHYTTRLCLIQITIGEHHYIVDPLCGLDLAPLFKARAMQTLIFHGADYDLRLLWQTYGFSPKQIFDTMLAAKILGEDHLGLADLVREYFGDELKKENQRADWTTRPLPLEMCEYAIHDTFYLHELCAILVEKLQEAGRMSWLTEQCDALIEHAKHPAPQRKDPWRVTGSAPLSPCALNVLKFLWEWRENQAQELDRPPYKVMPVELMLAIARRSEANFPTVDLEKLPKLPRNFRDERLDSFVNMLQTAVAVPQSDWPERLPKAPPPPVVPNSDLLSVLKTWRDLKAEELELDPSLLANKAQLIWLAAPGDMPWEARYEEAHLMNWQRALWTEILQQNLPNAKRVGDPD